A window from Ignavibacteriota bacterium encodes these proteins:
- a CDS encoding proline--tRNA ligase, whose product MRLSNAFIPTLKENPSDAVITSHILLVRSGMVRMLSAGIYSYLPLGYKVMKKIAEIIREEMDAIGGQEFHLPALNPKEIWEATNRVEAFGDTLFHIKNRDYVLAPTHEEIMTFHAKGVLKSYKDLPQIWYQIQTKFRNEARPRSGIIRGRQFLMKDAYSFDSSNEGLDVSYELHDKAYRKIFDRCGLNYFVVGASSGAMGGSKSEEFMVKSDAGEDYVAYCSGCGYAANAEVSTSTLPNIHRDEISKDIYEISTPNVKSIDELCTFLNISESETAKSRIYIFNNNPILVLMNGNDEVNETKLQTVLGGEVRPAHPDELKEISGADAGSIGPIDFKHKIIADLRLKSGNNLFSGANKNDYHLGGIDLQRDVPLIEYFDLRLVASGEPCPKCSKPIEVFKAIELGHIFKLGTKYSIGLGAMFLDETGKENPIIMGSYGIGLDRVLACYIEQNNDENGIIWKKPLNPFDVHLIGLNMKKDEVVNACEKLFKELNEENIEVIFDDRNNVQAGFKFSDADLLGMPLQIIVGERGLKENQVEVKVRSTGERINVKLDGLIEKVKNLIEKS is encoded by the coding sequence ATGAGACTTAGCAACGCCTTTATTCCAACATTAAAAGAAAATCCAAGTGATGCAGTAATTACGAGTCACATTTTATTAGTAAGAAGCGGAATGGTTAGAATGTTATCCGCGGGAATTTATTCATATCTTCCGCTTGGTTACAAAGTTATGAAAAAAATTGCCGAAATTATTCGTGAAGAAATGGATGCAATCGGCGGACAAGAATTTCATCTTCCGGCTTTGAATCCTAAAGAAATTTGGGAAGCCACAAATAGAGTTGAAGCTTTTGGTGATACACTCTTTCATATAAAAAACAGAGATTATGTTTTAGCTCCAACCCACGAAGAAATAATGACATTTCACGCAAAGGGAGTTTTAAAATCTTATAAAGATTTGCCACAAATTTGGTATCAAATTCAAACTAAATTTAGAAATGAAGCTAGACCAAGAAGCGGAATAATTAGAGGAAGACAATTTTTAATGAAAGATGCTTACTCGTTTGATTCATCAAACGAAGGATTGGATGTTTCCTATGAGTTGCATGATAAAGCTTACAGAAAAATTTTTGATAGATGCGGATTAAATTATTTTGTGGTGGGTGCATCAAGCGGAGCAATGGGCGGAAGCAAATCAGAAGAATTTATGGTTAAATCTGATGCAGGTGAAGATTACGTTGCTTATTGCAGCGGTTGCGGTTATGCCGCAAATGCAGAAGTTTCAACATCTACATTACCCAATATTCATAGAGATGAAATTAGTAAAGATATTTATGAAATAAGCACACCAAATGTAAAATCAATAGATGAACTTTGTACTTTCTTAAATATTAGTGAATCTGAAACTGCAAAATCAAGAATTTATATTTTTAATAATAATCCCATCTTAGTTTTAATGAACGGAAATGATGAAGTTAACGAAACAAAACTTCAAACTGTTTTGGGCGGAGAAGTTCGTCCCGCACATCCTGATGAATTAAAAGAAATTTCTGGTGCTGATGCCGGTTCAATTGGACCAATAGATTTTAAACACAAAATAATTGCAGATTTAAGATTGAAGAGTGGAAATAATCTATTCAGCGGTGCAAATAAAAATGATTATCACTTAGGCGGAATTGATTTGCAGCGCGATGTTCCTCTAATTGAATATTTTGATTTACGATTAGTTGCCTCCGGAGAACCTTGTCCAAAATGTTCAAAACCAATTGAAGTTTTTAAAGCAATTGAACTCGGACATATTTTTAAACTTGGAACAAAATATTCTATCGGATTAGGTGCAATGTTTTTGGATGAAACCGGAAAAGAAAATCCAATAATTATGGGAAGTTATGGAATTGGCTTGGATAGAGTTTTAGCTTGCTATATTGAACAAAATAATGATGAGAACGGAATAATTTGGAAAAAACCTTTAAATCCTTTCGATGTACACTTGATTGGATTAAACATGAAAAAAGATGAAGTTGTGAATGCATGTGAAAAATTATTTAAAGAATTGAATGAAGAAAACATTGAAGTTATTTTTGATGATAGAAATAATGTTCAAGCCGGATTTAAATTTAGCGATGCAGATTTATTAGGAATGCCTTTACAGATAATTGTTGGTGAGCGCGGATTAAAAGAAAATCAAGTTGAAGTTAAAGTTCGTTCAACCGGCGAAAGAATTAATGTTAAACTTGATGGATTAATTGAAAAAGTAAAAAATTTAATAGAAAAAAGTTAA
- the rsmI gene encoding 16S rRNA (cytidine(1402)-2'-O)-methyltransferase, translating into MQPTLYITPTPIGNYEDITLRALKVLNEVDFIFCEELKPANRLLAHFNISKELISLNEHNEREIADEVISKLIEENKSAALISDGGTPLFSDPGHYLVELCILNKIKIVPLPGANSLIPALVSSGLDIEKFYYYGWLSPKSEIRKNEFHKLKKLHELIIILETPYRLKRILTDVISYFGANQKIVLAFNLTMEDEQIFRNSASKILKIITEKNLKGEFVLLLDNRKN; encoded by the coding sequence ATGCAGCCTACACTTTATATAACTCCAACGCCCATTGGCAATTATGAAGATATCACTTTACGCGCGTTAAAAGTATTGAATGAAGTTGATTTTATTTTCTGCGAAGAACTAAAACCGGCAAATCGTTTACTTGCACATTTCAATATATCCAAAGAATTAATTTCACTTAACGAACACAATGAACGAGAAATTGCAGATGAAGTTATTTCAAAATTGATTGAAGAAAATAAATCTGCTGCTTTAATTTCTGATGGCGGAACTCCTTTATTTTCTGACCCCGGTCATTATTTGGTTGAGTTATGTATTTTAAATAAAATTAAAATTGTTCCTCTTCCAGGTGCAAATTCTCTTATACCCGCTTTGGTTTCATCGGGATTGGATATTGAAAAATTTTATTATTACGGATGGCTCTCACCTAAAAGTGAAATTAGAAAAAATGAATTTCATAAATTAAAAAAGCTGCATGAATTAATTATCATTTTAGAAACACCATATCGTTTAAAAAGAATTCTCACCGATGTTATTTCATATTTTGGTGCAAATCAGAAAATTGTTTTAGCTTTTAATCTAACAATGGAAGACGAACAAATCTTTAGAAATTCTGCATCCAAAATTCTGAAGATTATTACTGAAAAAAATCTGAAAGGAGAATTTGTTCTTCTTTTAGATAACAGAAAAAACTAA
- a CDS encoding DUF4440 domain-containing protein: protein MLKKLVIILLVVGFLWGCSQQNIVKQFSSEELKSEINSLNNTMAKAVMEGNYELTTNMYKEDGISLPSYQPMLRGKAAIIQQSEMEKQNPMKMENFVLKSTDIWQSGNMIVDIGTYSFSMDMPQMPGGVFKDQGKYITIYEVQSDGSLLIKADTWNTDNNPWMQMGQK, encoded by the coding sequence ATGCTAAAAAAATTGGTTATAATTTTGTTAGTTGTTGGTTTTCTTTGGGGATGCAGTCAGCAAAATATTGTTAAACAATTTTCGAGCGAGGAATTAAAATCTGAAATTAATTCCTTAAATAACACAATGGCAAAAGCCGTAATGGAAGGCAATTACGAATTAACAACAAATATGTATAAAGAAGACGGAATTTCTTTACCAAGTTATCAGCCAATGTTAAGAGGTAAAGCTGCAATTATACAACAGTCAGAAATGGAAAAGCAAAATCCGATGAAAATGGAAAATTTTGTTTTAAAATCAACTGATATTTGGCAAAGTGGAAATATGATTGTTGATATTGGCACCTACAGTTTTTCAATGGATATGCCACAAATGCCCGGCGGAGTTTTTAAAGATCAAGGAAAATATATAACTATTTACGAAGTCCAATCTGATGGATCACTTTTGATTAAAGCAGATACTTGGAATACTGATAATAATCCTTGGATGCAGATGGGTCAAAAGTAA
- a CDS encoding VOC family protein, with amino-acid sequence MTNAINWFEIPVTDFTRAKRFYETILGAEIIEMPFPGGKYGMLPADMQNGVGGGLAQGEGFEPSEKGTVVYLNGGEDLSLPLSKVEQAGGKIIMPKTSIGENGFMAHFIDTEGNRVALHSMK; translated from the coding sequence ATGACAAACGCTATTAATTGGTTTGAAATCCCTGTAACAGATTTCACAAGAGCAAAAAGATTTTATGAAACAATTTTAGGTGCAGAAATTATTGAAATGCCCTTTCCTGGCGGGAAATACGGTATGCTGCCGGCAGATATGCAAAATGGAGTTGGCGGCGGACTTGCACAAGGCGAAGGTTTTGAACCCTCTGAAAAAGGAACCGTTGTTTACTTAAATGGTGGAGAAGATTTGAGTTTACCATTAAGCAAAGTTGAACAAGCCGGCGGAAAAATAATAATGCCAAAAACTTCAATTGGAGAAAATGGCTTTATGGCACATTTTATTGATACCGAAGGAAACAGAGTTGCATTACATTCAATGAAATAA